A genomic window from Brachyspira sp. SAP_772 includes:
- a CDS encoding alcohol dehydrogenase, which yields MKALFYIGDKKIELKEIENPKIIDGKDAIVKVQLSSICTSDFHIINGQVPRANKNIVLGHEFVGEVVEVGSEVKKLKKGDRVSANCITFCGECFYCKNGFINNCEKGGWDIGCRINGCQAEYVRVPFADMSLNILPENVTYKNALFVGDILASGYFGAELCEIDNNDTVSVIGAGPVGLCAMMSARVLGAKKIIAIDINEDRLNIAKENKLADFFINPNKTNNIEEYIKDINAGKLSDGTIEAAGGENTFDLAWRIARPNSVVALVAMYEKPQILPLNIMYGKNLIFKTGGVDAVHSDDILKLISQGKLNTDFLITHTIKLDNILRGYEIFDKKEDNCIKIAVTPIQ from the coding sequence ATGAAAGCTTTATTTTATATTGGAGATAAAAAAATAGAATTAAAAGAAATAGAAAATCCAAAGATTATAGACGGCAAAGACGCTATAGTGAAGGTGCAATTATCGAGCATATGCACAAGCGATTTTCATATAATAAATGGGCAAGTACCGAGGGCAAACAAAAATATAGTGCTTGGGCATGAATTTGTGGGTGAAGTAGTAGAAGTTGGAAGCGAAGTAAAAAAATTAAAAAAAGGAGACAGAGTATCTGCCAACTGCATAACTTTTTGCGGAGAATGTTTTTATTGCAAAAATGGCTTTATAAACAACTGCGAAAAAGGAGGCTGGGATATAGGATGCCGTATTAATGGCTGTCAGGCTGAATATGTGAGAGTACCTTTTGCCGATATGTCATTAAATATACTTCCAGAAAATGTTACATACAAAAATGCATTATTTGTAGGGGATATTTTAGCAAGCGGATATTTTGGTGCTGAGCTTTGTGAGATAGATAATAATGATACTGTTTCTGTGATAGGGGCTGGGCCTGTGGGGCTTTGTGCAATGATGAGTGCGAGAGTTTTAGGAGCAAAAAAGATTATAGCTATAGACATAAATGAAGATAGATTAAACATAGCAAAAGAAAACAAATTAGCTGACTTTTTTATTAATCCTAATAAAACTAATAATATAGAAGAATATATAAAAGATATAAATGCTGGAAAACTTTCTGACGGCACAATAGAGGCAGCAGGAGGAGAAAATACATTCGATTTGGCTTGGAGAATTGCAAGGCCTAATTCTGTTGTGGCATTGGTTGCAATGTATGAAAAGCCTCAGATACTTCCGTTAAATATAATGTATGGAAAAAACTTAATATTCAAAACAGGCGGTGTTGATGCTGTTCACAGTGATGATATCTTAAAACTAATATCTCAAGGCAAGTTAAATACAGATTTTCTAATCACCCATACTATAAAACTAGATAACATATTAAGAGGCTATGAAATATTTGATAAAAAAGAGGATAATTGCATAAAAATTGCAGTTACACCAATACAATAA